The proteins below are encoded in one region of candidate division KSB1 bacterium:
- a CDS encoding deoxyribonuclease IV, whose product MRTDRKGPLLGAHVSIAGGLHKAPARGVAIGCDAIQIFTKNQVQWKAPPLSEEEIAAFKEEFARSGLACVVVHDSYLINLASPDEATRRRSLEGLVSELIRAEQIGAPYLVMHPGAHMGEGEEKGLRRIAQGVSEALGASGTQRVVVLYETTAGQGSVLGYTFEQLASLMEMTSPRSRVGVCLDTCHAFAAGYELRSAEGLDKTLETFHRIIGLEHLRVMHLNDSRKGLGTRIDRHEHIGKGEIGLEGFRILLREKRLQHLPMLLETPGGEKDFAENLKTLRELLN is encoded by the coding sequence ATGAGAACGGACAGAAAGGGACCTCTGCTGGGGGCGCATGTGTCTATCGCCGGGGGGCTCCACAAGGCCCCCGCGCGAGGCGTGGCAATCGGTTGCGACGCTATTCAGATTTTTACTAAGAACCAGGTGCAGTGGAAGGCCCCACCGCTCAGCGAGGAGGAAATAGCGGCCTTCAAAGAAGAGTTTGCGCGTTCGGGATTGGCGTGCGTGGTTGTTCACGACTCATATCTGATCAATCTGGCCAGCCCGGATGAGGCCACGCGGAGGCGTTCGTTGGAAGGTTTGGTCAGTGAACTGATACGGGCCGAGCAGATAGGGGCGCCCTACTTGGTCATGCACCCTGGCGCGCACATGGGAGAGGGCGAAGAAAAAGGCTTACGCCGCATCGCCCAGGGGGTGAGCGAGGCGCTGGGCGCCAGTGGTACGCAGCGCGTAGTGGTGCTGTACGAAACCACGGCGGGGCAAGGCTCTGTATTGGGCTATACATTTGAGCAACTCGCCTCCCTGATGGAGATGACCAGTCCCCGTTCGCGCGTGGGCGTGTGCCTGGACACGTGTCATGCGTTCGCCGCAGGCTATGAACTTCGCTCCGCCGAGGGACTAGACAAGACTTTGGAGACATTTCACCGGATCATAGGCCTGGAGCACCTTCGCGTGATGCATTTGAACGATTCGCGGAAAGGTCTGGGGACTCGCATCGACCGCCACGAGCACATCGGCAAGGGAGAAATCGGGCTTGAAGGATTCCGGATTCTACTTCGGGAGAAGCGTCTACAGCATCTACCCATGCTGTTAGAGACGCCGGGAGGGGAGAAGGATTTTGCCGAGAATCTGAAGACCCTGCGGGAGCTCCTGAATTGA